A genomic region of Oncorhynchus mykiss isolate Arlee chromosome 2, USDA_OmykA_1.1, whole genome shotgun sequence contains the following coding sequences:
- the LOC110494127 gene encoding anillin isoform X5: MDGEFRNGLATALKRHRDPLSDTEDNVHSSDVNDVQKRRRLEVLGEENVSPTKKSSTRDRLRCAELVKPDTPAICSVRSRVQQLTQRREGGHVLAQRCLSDPGSGVPSIKFQDGFKEHHLIGEAEFSSRVERFKSPTTPQASPLPANRWPRTLSNAVTNLQLKLEASDTPSSKQASRIRQEREEELRLVRAQPITENVFLKRSFSDSSLTERATPPVSSFSPWMMFRRSRRLQWPPFQPWNQADLNVTDEPFGVKDGSFTETSVFTKVDGVEPPIQDTDNPVAMESKGDDPELSSRDETNTAEMIDLMFDEVLEAAAQGRMEEDTEDHNSGIATAMRGIEETDTELDKAEEGEDLEETKELDSSADELLSFPPSFILSPLSKSVEAVVTPMRLAANQLANPPSLLLTPEELTTPPADSAPLYSIDAYRTQRQSTKPAIQSVTPRVQRHAAEKSHPQHCVNTKERIMVLNEDAAKLQMVIKQTLQALSCCTDEDHGRGSLEEAEADKLLLVSCEKRAALLAEVARLKEKGGSVSEDLEGGDGEGDSGMSQQPCRGTVSISRVQLPLKVEFVCSARTQTGRPTHYFFVLIRYGPCNIVATPLATAVDAQNGDTISFPTSITLQDIRSNFEIDVEVYSLSHTSGNTCNVDLRSSTKSRVTPRKLLSTIKRSNQNVTSSTMPPLNTQRTSNFSLVGSHKISLASLGQSKFPLDKVPFLSPLEGNIYLQLDSESHSNVQHQGFLTMFEVVNGFGAWHRRFFVLEGSHMSYWNHPNDRGSKAAEGSISLSSSSSQSVKPVMRDSCARPYTFELVSSVQTAQQDDQGALAKCWFSADTGEDRGDWMENLNQVLLDLHTWTRCTPEPC, encoded by the exons ATGGATGGGGAATTTCGAAATGGGTTGGCGACAGCTTTGAAGAGACATAGAGACCCTTTGTCTGACACGGAAGACAATGTCCACTCGTCTG ATGTCAATGATGTTCAGAAAAGGCGTCGCCTGGAGGTGTTGGGCGAGGAGAATGTCAGCCCTACAAAGAAGTCTTCAACTAGAGATCGCCTCCGGTGTGCAGAGCTGGTGAAGCCTGACACCCCTGCAATCTGCTCtgtccgctccagagtacagcaACTAACCCAGAGACGTGAGG GAGGGCATGTGCTGGCTCAGAGATGCCTCTCTGATCCAGGGTCTGGGGTACCATCCATTAAATTCCAGGATGGATTCAAAGAGCACCATCTTATTG GTGAGGCAGAATTCAGCTCGCGGGTGGAGCGGTTTAAATCCCCCACCACTCCTCAGGCCAGCCCCCTGCCAGCCAACCGGTGGCCCCGTACCCTCTCCAACGCTGTTACCAACTTACAACTGAAACTCGAGGCCAGTGACACGCCCAGCTCCAAACAAGCCTCCCGAATACGCCAG gagagggaggaggagctgCGTCTTGTAAGGGCCCAGCCAATCACAGAGAATGTCTTCCTAAAGCGAAGCTTCTCTGATTCCTCACTGACTGAG AGGGCGACCCCACCCGTCTCCTCATTCTCCCCTTGGATGATGTTTAGACGTAGCAGGAGACTGCAGTGGCCACCGTTCCAACCATGGAAT CAGGCAGACCTCAATGTGACTGATGAACCTTTTGGGGTGAAGGACGGCAGCTTTACCGAGACATCTGTCTTCACTAAGGTCGATGGAGTGGAGCCTCCAATTCAAGACACCG ATAATCCTGTGGCAATGGAGTCAAAAGGAGATG ACCCTGAGCTGAGCTCTCGCGATGAAACCAACACCGCTGAGATGATTGACCTAATGTTTGATGAGGTGCTGGAGGCTGCTGCCCAGGGAAGGATGGAAGAGGACACTGAGGATCACAATAGTGGCATAGCCACAGCGATGCGTGGAATAGAGGAAACAGACACAGAATTGGACAAAGCTGAGGAGGGTGAAGACCTGGAAGAAACCAAGGAACTGGACTCCAGTGCAGATGAGCTGCTGTCCTTCCCACCCAGCTttatcctctcccctctcagcaaGTCTGTGGAAGCTGTGGTCACTCCTATG AGACTTGCAGCCAATCAGCTAGCCAACCCTCCATCCCTACTTCTGACTCCTGAAGAGCTGACCACTCCCCCTGCTGATAGTGCCCCTCTCTACAG CATCGATGCCTACCGCACCCAGAGACAGAGCACCAAGCCAGCCATTCAGAGTGTAACCCCAAGGGTGCAGAGGCATGCCGCTGAGAAGTCTCATCCCCAACACTGTGTCAACACCAAGGAAAGGATCATG GTTCTGAATGAGGATGCTGCCAAGCTGCAGATGGTCATCAAACAGACGTTGCAGGCCCTGAGCTGCTGCACTGACGAGGACCACGGCAGGGGCTCCCTGGAGGAGGCAGAGGCTGATAAACTGCTGCTCGTCTCCT GTGAGAAGCGGGCAGCCCTGCTGGCTGAGGTGGCCAGGCTGAAGGAGAAGGGGGGCTCAGTCTCTGAGGATCTAGAGGGGGGTGATGGTGAGGGGGACTCCGGCATGTCCCAGCAGCCCTGCAGGGGCACCGTCAGCATCAGCCGTGTTCAGCTCCCTCTCAAGGTGGAGTTTGTCTGCTCTGCCCGCACACAAACAG GTCGGCCCACTCATTATTTCTTTGTCCTGATTCGTTATGGACCCTGCAACATCGTTGCGACCCCATTGGCCACGGCAGTGGACGCCCAGAATGGCGACACCATCTCCTTCCCCACCTCCATCACCCT GCAGGACATTCGCTCCAACTTTGAGATTGATGTGGAGGTCTACAGCCTG TCCCACACCTCAGGGAACACCTGCAATGTGGATCTCCGCAGCTCCACCAAGTCACGG gtcACTCCAAGGAAGCTTCTAAGCACCATCAAG AGATCCAACCAAAATGTAACAT CTTCTACCATGCCGCCCCTAAACACCCAGCGCACCAGCAACTTTTCTCTGGTTGGTTCTCACAAGATCTCCCTGGCCTCCCTGGGCCAGAGCAAGTTCCCCCTGGACAAG GTGCCCTTCCTGTCTCCACTAGAGGGAAACATATACCTGCAACTGGACAGCGAGAGCCACTCTAATGTCCAGCACCAGGGCTTCCTT ACAATGTTTGAGGTGGTGAATGGATTTGGAGCTTGGCATCGACGCTTCTTTGTCCTGGAGGGAAGCCACATGTCCTATTGGAACCACCCCAATGACAGAGGCAGCAAG GCAGCAGAAGGCAGCATCTCCCTGTCTAGTTCCTCTAGTCAGAGTGTAAAGCCAGTGATGAGAGACTCCTGTGCTCGCCCCTATACTTTTGAACTGGTCAGCAGCGTCCAGACTGCACAACAGGATGACCAGGGCGCTCTGGCCAA GTGCTGGTTCTCAGCAGATACTGGGGAGGATCGAGGGGACTGGATGGAGAACCTGAACCAGGTTCTCCTGGACCTGCATACCTGGACTCGCTGCACCCCTGAACCATGCTAA
- the LOC110494127 gene encoding anillin isoform X1, with translation MDGEFRNGLATALKRHRDPLSDTEDNVHSSDVNDVQKRRRLEVLGEENVSPTKKSSTRDRLRCAELVKPDTPAICSVRSRVQQLTQRREGGHVLAQRCLSDPGSGVPSIKFQDGFKEHHLIGEAEFSSRVERFKSPTTPQASPLPANRWPRTLSNAVTNLQLKLEASDTPSSKQASRIRQEREEELRLVRAQPITENVFLKRSFSDSSLTERATPPVSSFSPWMMFRRSRRLQWPPFQPWNQADLNVTDEPFGVKDGSFTETSVFTKVDGVEPPIQDTDNPVAMESKGDDPELSSRDETNTAEMIDLMFDEVLEAAAQGRMEEDTEDHNSGIATAMRGIEETDTELDKAEEGEDLEETKELDSSADELLSFPPSFILSPLSKSVEAVVTPMRLAANQLANPPSLLLTPEELTTPPADSAPLYSIDAYRTQRQSTKPAIQSVTPRVQRHAAEKSHPQHCVNTKERIMVLNEDAAKLQMVIKQTLQALSCCTDEDHGRGSLEEAEADKLLLVSCEKRAALLAEVARLKEKGGSVSEDLEGGDGEGDSGMSQQPCRGTVSISRVQLPLKVEFVCSARTQTGRPTHYFFVLIRYGPCNIVATPLATAVDAQNGDTISFPTSITLQDIRSNFEIDVEVYSLSHTSGNTCNVDLRSSTKSRVTPRKLLSTIKRSNQNVTSSTMPPLNTQRTSNFSLVGSHKISLASLGQSKFPLDKMKFEGKIRRLLGDEFQEKVPFLSPLEGNIYLQLDSESHSNVQHQGFLTMFEVVNGFGAWHRRFFVLEGSHMSYWNHPNDRGSKAAEGSISLSSSSSQSVKPVMRDSCARPYTFELVSSVQTAQQDDQGALAKCWFSADTGEDRGDWMENLNQVLLDLHTWTRCTPEPC, from the exons ATGGATGGGGAATTTCGAAATGGGTTGGCGACAGCTTTGAAGAGACATAGAGACCCTTTGTCTGACACGGAAGACAATGTCCACTCGTCTG ATGTCAATGATGTTCAGAAAAGGCGTCGCCTGGAGGTGTTGGGCGAGGAGAATGTCAGCCCTACAAAGAAGTCTTCAACTAGAGATCGCCTCCGGTGTGCAGAGCTGGTGAAGCCTGACACCCCTGCAATCTGCTCtgtccgctccagagtacagcaACTAACCCAGAGACGTGAGG GAGGGCATGTGCTGGCTCAGAGATGCCTCTCTGATCCAGGGTCTGGGGTACCATCCATTAAATTCCAGGATGGATTCAAAGAGCACCATCTTATTG GTGAGGCAGAATTCAGCTCGCGGGTGGAGCGGTTTAAATCCCCCACCACTCCTCAGGCCAGCCCCCTGCCAGCCAACCGGTGGCCCCGTACCCTCTCCAACGCTGTTACCAACTTACAACTGAAACTCGAGGCCAGTGACACGCCCAGCTCCAAACAAGCCTCCCGAATACGCCAG gagagggaggaggagctgCGTCTTGTAAGGGCCCAGCCAATCACAGAGAATGTCTTCCTAAAGCGAAGCTTCTCTGATTCCTCACTGACTGAG AGGGCGACCCCACCCGTCTCCTCATTCTCCCCTTGGATGATGTTTAGACGTAGCAGGAGACTGCAGTGGCCACCGTTCCAACCATGGAAT CAGGCAGACCTCAATGTGACTGATGAACCTTTTGGGGTGAAGGACGGCAGCTTTACCGAGACATCTGTCTTCACTAAGGTCGATGGAGTGGAGCCTCCAATTCAAGACACCG ATAATCCTGTGGCAATGGAGTCAAAAGGAGATG ACCCTGAGCTGAGCTCTCGCGATGAAACCAACACCGCTGAGATGATTGACCTAATGTTTGATGAGGTGCTGGAGGCTGCTGCCCAGGGAAGGATGGAAGAGGACACTGAGGATCACAATAGTGGCATAGCCACAGCGATGCGTGGAATAGAGGAAACAGACACAGAATTGGACAAAGCTGAGGAGGGTGAAGACCTGGAAGAAACCAAGGAACTGGACTCCAGTGCAGATGAGCTGCTGTCCTTCCCACCCAGCTttatcctctcccctctcagcaaGTCTGTGGAAGCTGTGGTCACTCCTATG AGACTTGCAGCCAATCAGCTAGCCAACCCTCCATCCCTACTTCTGACTCCTGAAGAGCTGACCACTCCCCCTGCTGATAGTGCCCCTCTCTACAG CATCGATGCCTACCGCACCCAGAGACAGAGCACCAAGCCAGCCATTCAGAGTGTAACCCCAAGGGTGCAGAGGCATGCCGCTGAGAAGTCTCATCCCCAACACTGTGTCAACACCAAGGAAAGGATCATG GTTCTGAATGAGGATGCTGCCAAGCTGCAGATGGTCATCAAACAGACGTTGCAGGCCCTGAGCTGCTGCACTGACGAGGACCACGGCAGGGGCTCCCTGGAGGAGGCAGAGGCTGATAAACTGCTGCTCGTCTCCT GTGAGAAGCGGGCAGCCCTGCTGGCTGAGGTGGCCAGGCTGAAGGAGAAGGGGGGCTCAGTCTCTGAGGATCTAGAGGGGGGTGATGGTGAGGGGGACTCCGGCATGTCCCAGCAGCCCTGCAGGGGCACCGTCAGCATCAGCCGTGTTCAGCTCCCTCTCAAGGTGGAGTTTGTCTGCTCTGCCCGCACACAAACAG GTCGGCCCACTCATTATTTCTTTGTCCTGATTCGTTATGGACCCTGCAACATCGTTGCGACCCCATTGGCCACGGCAGTGGACGCCCAGAATGGCGACACCATCTCCTTCCCCACCTCCATCACCCT GCAGGACATTCGCTCCAACTTTGAGATTGATGTGGAGGTCTACAGCCTG TCCCACACCTCAGGGAACACCTGCAATGTGGATCTCCGCAGCTCCACCAAGTCACGG gtcACTCCAAGGAAGCTTCTAAGCACCATCAAG AGATCCAACCAAAATGTAACAT CTTCTACCATGCCGCCCCTAAACACCCAGCGCACCAGCAACTTTTCTCTGGTTGGTTCTCACAAGATCTCCCTGGCCTCCCTGGGCCAGAGCAAGTTCCCCCTGGACAAG ATGAAGTTTGAAGGCAAAATCAGGAGACTCCTGGGAGATGAGTTTCAGGAAAAG GTGCCCTTCCTGTCTCCACTAGAGGGAAACATATACCTGCAACTGGACAGCGAGAGCCACTCTAATGTCCAGCACCAGGGCTTCCTT ACAATGTTTGAGGTGGTGAATGGATTTGGAGCTTGGCATCGACGCTTCTTTGTCCTGGAGGGAAGCCACATGTCCTATTGGAACCACCCCAATGACAGAGGCAGCAAG GCAGCAGAAGGCAGCATCTCCCTGTCTAGTTCCTCTAGTCAGAGTGTAAAGCCAGTGATGAGAGACTCCTGTGCTCGCCCCTATACTTTTGAACTGGTCAGCAGCGTCCAGACTGCACAACAGGATGACCAGGGCGCTCTGGCCAA GTGCTGGTTCTCAGCAGATACTGGGGAGGATCGAGGGGACTGGATGGAGAACCTGAACCAGGTTCTCCTGGACCTGCATACCTGGACTCGCTGCACCCCTGAACCATGCTAA
- the LOC110494127 gene encoding anillin isoform X3, with product MDGEFRNGLATALKRHRDPLSDTEDNVHSSDVNDVQKRRRLEVLGEENVSPTKKSSTRDRLRCAELVKPDTPAICSVRSRVQQLTQRREGGHVLAQRCLSDPGSGVPSIKFQDGFKEHHLIGEAEFSSRVERFKSPTTPQASPLPANRWPRTLSNAVTNLQLKLEASDTPSSKQASRIRQEREEELRLVRAQPITENVFLKRSFSDSSLTERATPPVSSFSPWMMFRRSRRLQWPPFQPWNQADLNVTDEPFGVKDGSFTETSVFTKVDGVEPPIQDTDPELSSRDETNTAEMIDLMFDEVLEAAAQGRMEEDTEDHNSGIATAMRGIEETDTELDKAEEGEDLEETKELDSSADELLSFPPSFILSPLSKSVEAVVTPMRLAANQLANPPSLLLTPEELTTPPADSAPLYSIDAYRTQRQSTKPAIQSVTPRVQRHAAEKSHPQHCVNTKERIMVLNEDAAKLQMVIKQTLQALSCCTDEDHGRGSLEEAEADKLLLVSCEKRAALLAEVARLKEKGGSVSEDLEGGDGEGDSGMSQQPCRGTVSISRVQLPLKVEFVCSARTQTGRPTHYFFVLIRYGPCNIVATPLATAVDAQNGDTISFPTSITLQDIRSNFEIDVEVYSLSHTSGNTCNVDLRSSTKSRVTPRKLLSTIKRSNQNVTSSTMPPLNTQRTSNFSLVGSHKISLASLGQSKFPLDKMKFEGKIRRLLGDEFQEKVPFLSPLEGNIYLQLDSESHSNVQHQGFLTMFEVVNGFGAWHRRFFVLEGSHMSYWNHPNDRGSKAAEGSISLSSSSSQSVKPVMRDSCARPYTFELVSSVQTAQQDDQGALAKCWFSADTGEDRGDWMENLNQVLLDLHTWTRCTPEPC from the exons ATGGATGGGGAATTTCGAAATGGGTTGGCGACAGCTTTGAAGAGACATAGAGACCCTTTGTCTGACACGGAAGACAATGTCCACTCGTCTG ATGTCAATGATGTTCAGAAAAGGCGTCGCCTGGAGGTGTTGGGCGAGGAGAATGTCAGCCCTACAAAGAAGTCTTCAACTAGAGATCGCCTCCGGTGTGCAGAGCTGGTGAAGCCTGACACCCCTGCAATCTGCTCtgtccgctccagagtacagcaACTAACCCAGAGACGTGAGG GAGGGCATGTGCTGGCTCAGAGATGCCTCTCTGATCCAGGGTCTGGGGTACCATCCATTAAATTCCAGGATGGATTCAAAGAGCACCATCTTATTG GTGAGGCAGAATTCAGCTCGCGGGTGGAGCGGTTTAAATCCCCCACCACTCCTCAGGCCAGCCCCCTGCCAGCCAACCGGTGGCCCCGTACCCTCTCCAACGCTGTTACCAACTTACAACTGAAACTCGAGGCCAGTGACACGCCCAGCTCCAAACAAGCCTCCCGAATACGCCAG gagagggaggaggagctgCGTCTTGTAAGGGCCCAGCCAATCACAGAGAATGTCTTCCTAAAGCGAAGCTTCTCTGATTCCTCACTGACTGAG AGGGCGACCCCACCCGTCTCCTCATTCTCCCCTTGGATGATGTTTAGACGTAGCAGGAGACTGCAGTGGCCACCGTTCCAACCATGGAAT CAGGCAGACCTCAATGTGACTGATGAACCTTTTGGGGTGAAGGACGGCAGCTTTACCGAGACATCTGTCTTCACTAAGGTCGATGGAGTGGAGCCTCCAATTCAAGACACCG ACCCTGAGCTGAGCTCTCGCGATGAAACCAACACCGCTGAGATGATTGACCTAATGTTTGATGAGGTGCTGGAGGCTGCTGCCCAGGGAAGGATGGAAGAGGACACTGAGGATCACAATAGTGGCATAGCCACAGCGATGCGTGGAATAGAGGAAACAGACACAGAATTGGACAAAGCTGAGGAGGGTGAAGACCTGGAAGAAACCAAGGAACTGGACTCCAGTGCAGATGAGCTGCTGTCCTTCCCACCCAGCTttatcctctcccctctcagcaaGTCTGTGGAAGCTGTGGTCACTCCTATG AGACTTGCAGCCAATCAGCTAGCCAACCCTCCATCCCTACTTCTGACTCCTGAAGAGCTGACCACTCCCCCTGCTGATAGTGCCCCTCTCTACAG CATCGATGCCTACCGCACCCAGAGACAGAGCACCAAGCCAGCCATTCAGAGTGTAACCCCAAGGGTGCAGAGGCATGCCGCTGAGAAGTCTCATCCCCAACACTGTGTCAACACCAAGGAAAGGATCATG GTTCTGAATGAGGATGCTGCCAAGCTGCAGATGGTCATCAAACAGACGTTGCAGGCCCTGAGCTGCTGCACTGACGAGGACCACGGCAGGGGCTCCCTGGAGGAGGCAGAGGCTGATAAACTGCTGCTCGTCTCCT GTGAGAAGCGGGCAGCCCTGCTGGCTGAGGTGGCCAGGCTGAAGGAGAAGGGGGGCTCAGTCTCTGAGGATCTAGAGGGGGGTGATGGTGAGGGGGACTCCGGCATGTCCCAGCAGCCCTGCAGGGGCACCGTCAGCATCAGCCGTGTTCAGCTCCCTCTCAAGGTGGAGTTTGTCTGCTCTGCCCGCACACAAACAG GTCGGCCCACTCATTATTTCTTTGTCCTGATTCGTTATGGACCCTGCAACATCGTTGCGACCCCATTGGCCACGGCAGTGGACGCCCAGAATGGCGACACCATCTCCTTCCCCACCTCCATCACCCT GCAGGACATTCGCTCCAACTTTGAGATTGATGTGGAGGTCTACAGCCTG TCCCACACCTCAGGGAACACCTGCAATGTGGATCTCCGCAGCTCCACCAAGTCACGG gtcACTCCAAGGAAGCTTCTAAGCACCATCAAG AGATCCAACCAAAATGTAACAT CTTCTACCATGCCGCCCCTAAACACCCAGCGCACCAGCAACTTTTCTCTGGTTGGTTCTCACAAGATCTCCCTGGCCTCCCTGGGCCAGAGCAAGTTCCCCCTGGACAAG ATGAAGTTTGAAGGCAAAATCAGGAGACTCCTGGGAGATGAGTTTCAGGAAAAG GTGCCCTTCCTGTCTCCACTAGAGGGAAACATATACCTGCAACTGGACAGCGAGAGCCACTCTAATGTCCAGCACCAGGGCTTCCTT ACAATGTTTGAGGTGGTGAATGGATTTGGAGCTTGGCATCGACGCTTCTTTGTCCTGGAGGGAAGCCACATGTCCTATTGGAACCACCCCAATGACAGAGGCAGCAAG GCAGCAGAAGGCAGCATCTCCCTGTCTAGTTCCTCTAGTCAGAGTGTAAAGCCAGTGATGAGAGACTCCTGTGCTCGCCCCTATACTTTTGAACTGGTCAGCAGCGTCCAGACTGCACAACAGGATGACCAGGGCGCTCTGGCCAA GTGCTGGTTCTCAGCAGATACTGGGGAGGATCGAGGGGACTGGATGGAGAACCTGAACCAGGTTCTCCTGGACCTGCATACCTGGACTCGCTGCACCCCTGAACCATGCTAA
- the LOC110494127 gene encoding anillin isoform X9: protein MDGEFRNGLATALKRHRDPLSDTEDNVHSSDVNDVQKRRRLEVLGEENVSPTKKSSTRDRLRCAELVKPDTPAICSVRSRVQQLTQRREGGHVLAQRCLSDPGSGVPSIKFQDGFKEHHLIGEAEFSSRVERFKSPTTPQASPLPANRWPRTLSNAVTNLQLKLEASDTPSSKQASRIRQEREEELRLVRAQPITENVFLKRSFSDSSLTEADLNVTDEPFGVKDGSFTETSVFTKVDGVEPPIQDTDPELSSRDETNTAEMIDLMFDEVLEAAAQGRMEEDTEDHNSGIATAMRGIEETDTELDKAEEGEDLEETKELDSSADELLSFPPSFILSPLSKSVEAVVTPMRLAANQLANPPSLLLTPEELTTPPADSAPLYSIDAYRTQRQSTKPAIQSVTPRVQRHAAEKSHPQHCVNTKERIMVLNEDAAKLQMVIKQTLQALSCCTDEDHGRGSLEEAEADKLLLVSCEKRAALLAEVARLKEKGGSVSEDLEGGDGEGDSGMSQQPCRGTVSISRVQLPLKVEFVCSARTQTGRPTHYFFVLIRYGPCNIVATPLATAVDAQNGDTISFPTSITLQDIRSNFEIDVEVYSLSHTSGNTCNVDLRSSTKSRVTPRKLLSTIKRSNQNVTSSTMPPLNTQRTSNFSLVGSHKISLASLGQSKFPLDKMKFEGKIRRLLGDEFQEKVPFLSPLEGNIYLQLDSESHSNVQHQGFLTMFEVVNGFGAWHRRFFVLEGSHMSYWNHPNDRGSKAAEGSISLSSSSSQSVKPVMRDSCARPYTFELVSSVQTAQQDDQGALAKCWFSADTGEDRGDWMENLNQVLLDLHTWTRCTPEPC, encoded by the exons ATGGATGGGGAATTTCGAAATGGGTTGGCGACAGCTTTGAAGAGACATAGAGACCCTTTGTCTGACACGGAAGACAATGTCCACTCGTCTG ATGTCAATGATGTTCAGAAAAGGCGTCGCCTGGAGGTGTTGGGCGAGGAGAATGTCAGCCCTACAAAGAAGTCTTCAACTAGAGATCGCCTCCGGTGTGCAGAGCTGGTGAAGCCTGACACCCCTGCAATCTGCTCtgtccgctccagagtacagcaACTAACCCAGAGACGTGAGG GAGGGCATGTGCTGGCTCAGAGATGCCTCTCTGATCCAGGGTCTGGGGTACCATCCATTAAATTCCAGGATGGATTCAAAGAGCACCATCTTATTG GTGAGGCAGAATTCAGCTCGCGGGTGGAGCGGTTTAAATCCCCCACCACTCCTCAGGCCAGCCCCCTGCCAGCCAACCGGTGGCCCCGTACCCTCTCCAACGCTGTTACCAACTTACAACTGAAACTCGAGGCCAGTGACACGCCCAGCTCCAAACAAGCCTCCCGAATACGCCAG gagagggaggaggagctgCGTCTTGTAAGGGCCCAGCCAATCACAGAGAATGTCTTCCTAAAGCGAAGCTTCTCTGATTCCTCACTGACTGAG GCAGACCTCAATGTGACTGATGAACCTTTTGGGGTGAAGGACGGCAGCTTTACCGAGACATCTGTCTTCACTAAGGTCGATGGAGTGGAGCCTCCAATTCAAGACACCG ACCCTGAGCTGAGCTCTCGCGATGAAACCAACACCGCTGAGATGATTGACCTAATGTTTGATGAGGTGCTGGAGGCTGCTGCCCAGGGAAGGATGGAAGAGGACACTGAGGATCACAATAGTGGCATAGCCACAGCGATGCGTGGAATAGAGGAAACAGACACAGAATTGGACAAAGCTGAGGAGGGTGAAGACCTGGAAGAAACCAAGGAACTGGACTCCAGTGCAGATGAGCTGCTGTCCTTCCCACCCAGCTttatcctctcccctctcagcaaGTCTGTGGAAGCTGTGGTCACTCCTATG AGACTTGCAGCCAATCAGCTAGCCAACCCTCCATCCCTACTTCTGACTCCTGAAGAGCTGACCACTCCCCCTGCTGATAGTGCCCCTCTCTACAG CATCGATGCCTACCGCACCCAGAGACAGAGCACCAAGCCAGCCATTCAGAGTGTAACCCCAAGGGTGCAGAGGCATGCCGCTGAGAAGTCTCATCCCCAACACTGTGTCAACACCAAGGAAAGGATCATG GTTCTGAATGAGGATGCTGCCAAGCTGCAGATGGTCATCAAACAGACGTTGCAGGCCCTGAGCTGCTGCACTGACGAGGACCACGGCAGGGGCTCCCTGGAGGAGGCAGAGGCTGATAAACTGCTGCTCGTCTCCT GTGAGAAGCGGGCAGCCCTGCTGGCTGAGGTGGCCAGGCTGAAGGAGAAGGGGGGCTCAGTCTCTGAGGATCTAGAGGGGGGTGATGGTGAGGGGGACTCCGGCATGTCCCAGCAGCCCTGCAGGGGCACCGTCAGCATCAGCCGTGTTCAGCTCCCTCTCAAGGTGGAGTTTGTCTGCTCTGCCCGCACACAAACAG GTCGGCCCACTCATTATTTCTTTGTCCTGATTCGTTATGGACCCTGCAACATCGTTGCGACCCCATTGGCCACGGCAGTGGACGCCCAGAATGGCGACACCATCTCCTTCCCCACCTCCATCACCCT GCAGGACATTCGCTCCAACTTTGAGATTGATGTGGAGGTCTACAGCCTG TCCCACACCTCAGGGAACACCTGCAATGTGGATCTCCGCAGCTCCACCAAGTCACGG gtcACTCCAAGGAAGCTTCTAAGCACCATCAAG AGATCCAACCAAAATGTAACAT CTTCTACCATGCCGCCCCTAAACACCCAGCGCACCAGCAACTTTTCTCTGGTTGGTTCTCACAAGATCTCCCTGGCCTCCCTGGGCCAGAGCAAGTTCCCCCTGGACAAG ATGAAGTTTGAAGGCAAAATCAGGAGACTCCTGGGAGATGAGTTTCAGGAAAAG GTGCCCTTCCTGTCTCCACTAGAGGGAAACATATACCTGCAACTGGACAGCGAGAGCCACTCTAATGTCCAGCACCAGGGCTTCCTT ACAATGTTTGAGGTGGTGAATGGATTTGGAGCTTGGCATCGACGCTTCTTTGTCCTGGAGGGAAGCCACATGTCCTATTGGAACCACCCCAATGACAGAGGCAGCAAG GCAGCAGAAGGCAGCATCTCCCTGTCTAGTTCCTCTAGTCAGAGTGTAAAGCCAGTGATGAGAGACTCCTGTGCTCGCCCCTATACTTTTGAACTGGTCAGCAGCGTCCAGACTGCACAACAGGATGACCAGGGCGCTCTGGCCAA GTGCTGGTTCTCAGCAGATACTGGGGAGGATCGAGGGGACTGGATGGAGAACCTGAACCAGGTTCTCCTGGACCTGCATACCTGGACTCGCTGCACCCCTGAACCATGCTAA